A genomic region of Mitsuaria sp. 7 contains the following coding sequences:
- the pcp gene encoding pyroglutamyl-peptidase I: protein MKNLLVTGFDPFGGEVVNPSWELARSLNGEVIAGARVVAVQLPCVFGEALQRLDEALQRVRPAMVLAIGQAGGRCDLSLERVAINVDDARIPDNAGAQPVDEPIVAEGPAAYFSTLPIKAIVAGLRAAGYPASVSQTAGTFVCNHLFYGLQHRLHGLGVRSGFMHIPYLPEQAARHPGAPSLPLPTLVAATRLAMELAVTAEEIRAGGGQLD, encoded by the coding sequence ATGAAAAACCTTCTGGTCACGGGCTTCGATCCGTTCGGGGGCGAAGTCGTCAATCCGTCCTGGGAACTGGCGCGGTCGCTGAACGGCGAGGTGATCGCCGGCGCCCGCGTCGTGGCCGTGCAACTGCCCTGCGTGTTCGGAGAGGCCCTGCAGCGCCTGGACGAGGCCCTGCAGCGCGTGCGGCCCGCGATGGTGCTGGCGATCGGCCAGGCCGGCGGACGCTGCGACCTGTCGCTGGAGCGGGTCGCCATCAATGTGGACGATGCGCGCATCCCGGACAACGCCGGCGCGCAGCCGGTGGACGAACCCATCGTGGCCGAGGGCCCGGCGGCGTATTTCTCGACGCTGCCCATCAAGGCGATCGTGGCCGGGCTGCGGGCGGCGGGGTATCCGGCGTCCGTCTCGCAGACGGCGGGCACCTTCGTCTGCAACCACCTGTTCTACGGCTTGCAGCACCGCTTGCACGGCCTGGGCGTGCGCAGCGGGTTCATGCACATCCCCTACCTGCCGGAACAGGCCGCGCGCCATCCCGGCGCACCCAGCCTGCCATTGCCGACGCTGGTCGCGGCGACCCGCCTGGCCATGGAACTGGCCGTCACCGCCGAGGAGATCCGCGCCGGGGGCGGGCAACTGGACTGA
- a CDS encoding DUF692 domain-containing protein has protein sequence MGLRRQGRAVKRGATLWPVAVGVGWRQPHYREVMAPGALDLDFLEVHTENFLAPGGASRQLLLDAACRFPISLHGVGLGLGSAAGIDPGHLRRVRALVDAVQPAVVSEHAAFARAWQGNGQGSGQGNGQGGGIAHAHQQLPVPLSPRGLSLLASQVDAAQQGLGRQILIENLGACMAWEEDVISEPDFLNALADRTGCGLLLDLNGVFVQALNRGLDDEAALRAGLAWLDGVAPAAVGQYHVAGHSRADGLVLADHGGPVDEPVWSLYRHALTHIGARPTLIEWDHALPALATLCGEVARARREQAALDRELIAPPPVRPSSRQERLRTSRVANGETGAMPSMVSSRSPARNMVDQQAPQDHRDQQQEAQARQDLSAQQAGLMTALLAAPGVDIALLAPVGLRALAGISGGLPRVLRAHQAQLSVQAERTLAAVYPRLRDLMEADRPGSFASLAWACWRRDPPSQGDLGEWGEALIGLLSGAEADGLPPLWTATARIEWELHGVERIADPRTDLDSLALLGRLPAGGVRLVLADHVALHGGDAPGLKALLALADESFGDGPRTALLVWRDGWRGQSIALDAVAARWFESLRAGLDLERALLDAGAAFDFSAWLSTAVTRGWLARVQTVETAPTFPILSALPTLPILPTLPNTLSLPIIGGVLIPWGGR, from the coding sequence ATGGGTCTACGGCGCCAAGGGCGCGCGGTGAAGCGCGGCGCGACCTTGTGGCCGGTGGCCGTCGGCGTCGGCTGGCGCCAGCCCCACTACCGGGAGGTGATGGCGCCTGGCGCACTCGATCTCGATTTCCTGGAGGTGCATACCGAGAATTTCCTGGCACCCGGCGGTGCGTCCCGGCAGCTGCTGCTGGACGCCGCGTGCCGGTTTCCGATCAGTCTGCATGGGGTGGGGCTGGGCCTGGGCTCGGCGGCCGGCATCGACCCCGGGCACCTCCGGCGCGTGCGCGCGCTGGTGGACGCGGTCCAGCCCGCGGTGGTGTCGGAACACGCCGCGTTCGCCCGCGCGTGGCAGGGGAATGGGCAGGGGAGCGGGCAGGGGAATGGGCAAGGGGGAGGGATCGCGCATGCGCACCAGCAACTGCCGGTGCCGCTGAGCCCGCGCGGCCTGTCGCTGCTGGCGTCGCAGGTGGATGCGGCGCAGCAGGGCCTGGGTCGGCAGATCCTGATCGAGAACCTCGGCGCCTGCATGGCGTGGGAGGAGGACGTGATCAGCGAGCCCGACTTCCTGAACGCGCTGGCGGACCGCACCGGGTGCGGGCTGCTGCTCGACCTGAACGGCGTGTTCGTCCAGGCGCTCAATCGGGGGCTGGACGACGAGGCCGCGCTGCGCGCCGGCCTGGCCTGGCTGGACGGCGTGGCGCCGGCCGCCGTCGGCCAGTACCACGTGGCGGGCCATTCGCGCGCAGACGGCCTGGTGCTCGCGGACCACGGCGGCCCGGTCGACGAACCCGTGTGGTCGCTGTACCGCCATGCGTTGACGCACATCGGCGCGCGACCGACGCTGATCGAATGGGACCACGCGCTGCCCGCGCTGGCGACCCTGTGCGGGGAGGTGGCCCGGGCCCGCCGGGAGCAGGCCGCGCTGGACCGGGAATTGATCGCCCCGCCGCCGGTGCGGCCGTCCTCGCGTCAGGAGCGTCTGCGGACCTCGCGCGTGGCGAACGGCGAGACCGGTGCGATGCCGTCGATGGTGTCGTCCCGGTCACCCGCCCGCAACATGGTGGACCAGCAAGCCCCGCAGGACCACCGAGACCAGCAGCAGGAGGCGCAAGCCCGGCAGGACCTATCGGCTCAGCAGGCCGGCCTGATGACCGCGCTGCTGGCCGCGCCGGGCGTCGACATCGCGCTCCTGGCACCCGTCGGACTGCGCGCGCTGGCCGGCATCTCCGGCGGGCTGCCGCGGGTGCTGCGCGCGCATCAGGCGCAGCTCAGCGTGCAGGCGGAGCGCACGCTCGCGGCGGTGTATCCGCGCCTGCGCGATCTCATGGAGGCCGATCGGCCCGGGAGCTTCGCGTCGCTGGCCTGGGCCTGCTGGCGTCGCGATCCGCCCTCGCAGGGCGATCTGGGCGAGTGGGGCGAGGCGCTCATCGGCCTGCTCTCCGGCGCCGAAGCCGACGGCCTGCCGCCGCTCTGGACGGCGACGGCCCGCATCGAATGGGAACTGCACGGCGTGGAGCGCATCGCGGATCCTCGGACGGACCTGGACTCGCTCGCGCTGCTGGGACGTCTGCCGGCCGGTGGGGTGCGCCTCGTGCTCGCGGACCACGTCGCGCTGCATGGCGGCGACGCACCCGGCCTGAAAGCCTTGCTCGCCCTCGCGGACGAGTCCTTCGGCGACGGCCCGCGCACCGCGCTGCTGGTGTGGCGGGACGGCTGGCGCGGTCAGTCGATCGCGCTGGACGCCGTGGCCGCGCGCTGGTTCGAATCGCTGCGCGCCGGGCTCGATCTGGAACGCGCGCTGCTGGACGCGGGGGCGGCTTTCGACTTCAGCGCCTGGTTGTCGACGGCGGTCACGCGCGGCTGGCTGGCCCGGGTCCAGACCGTGGAGACGGCCCCGACCTTCCCGATCCTGTCGGCGCTTCCCACCCTGCCCATCCTTCCGACGCTCCCGAACACGCTGAGCCTCCCGATCATCGGAGGCGTGCTCATTCCCTGGGGCGGAAGGTGA